The Spirochaeta cellobiosiphila DSM 17781 DNA segment AAGAGTATTTGCATCTGTTTGCTCTTTAAAGAGTTGTGTCTCTTTAACTCTTAGAAACCTCTCAAGGTTCCTTCTCTCCCTTCCCTATCTCTTTGTCAAATAACAATTTAAAAAAACAAACTATTCAGTATTGCGAATAATCTGTTTAACACCCTTACTTAAGGACGAGGGGTAATCTAACTGTATCACGGATTTTTGTCAACTCATTTTGTCATTTTTCTCATCACTATTTAAATGTTCTTCTTTTATAGTGATATTTCCCTCTATATCTTCTATCAAAGTCCATAGATCTTTAAGCTCTGCTGTCTTCAAACTAACCGAGCCACGCCCTTGATCCATTAAAATAGACTTAACCGTCTTTCCTAGCTGTTTATACGTTTTATCCAAATCCTGACGCAACTGAGTCAACTCCAGGTGAATTACGCTTTTCTCTCCCAAATCTTGTGCTTTTTCCTTGGCTATAGAGATAGCTCTTTTTGATCCCCTAACACCGTAAGAAAAGCGCTCTTTTACATCATCCCATAAAGACATACTACAAACCCCCCTTATGCTATACTATATTAATATGGAATATAAAGAATTCAAAGCATGTATAACATGCGGTACTTATGTGCCTTTGCAAAGCATTATAAAGGGGTTATACTGCTCGCCGGAATGTGCAATTGCCTACAAACAGTGCCCAACATGTAACAAGCACTTTCCTTATACATCAGAAGAATCTGAGTTCTGCAGTGAAGAATGCAGTATTATTTACAGCCACAGATTACCTGATTACTTAAAGGAGTAAAAAATGAATCTTATCTTCCTTGGCCCTCCAGGAGCAGGAAAGGGAACAGTAGCAGTAAAACTAAAGGATGAGAAAAAGCTTCCCCACATCTCTACAGGAGACCTATTTAGAGCAGCCATTAAAAGCGAAAGCGATCTTGGTTTACAAGTTAAGGCGATTGTAGATAGAGGAGATTTAGTACCAGATGAACTAACTGTTGCAATCGTTAAAGAACGATTAGACCAAGCAGATTGTCAAAATGGTTTCATACTTGATGGATTCCCCCGTACAGAAGCTCAAGCAGAAGCCTTACAGAAAATAACCAATATAGATAAAGCCTTAAATTTTTATGTAGAAGAAGAAGAACTAATCAAAAGATTAAGCGGAAGACGGGTCTGTAAACAATGTGGAGCCTCCTTCCATGTTCTATTTGTTCCACCTAAAAAAGAAGGCATATGTGACCACTGCGGTGGAGAGCTTTATACTCGAAAAGATGACGAAATCGAGTCAATCAAAAATAGACTATCCGTATATAAAGAACAAACCCAACCCCTTATTGATTACTACAACAACAAGCAATTGCTAGTAGATATCAATGCAGCAGAAGCTCCAGAAAATGTATTCACATCTGTTTTAAATATTCTCAAGTAATCCGATAAGACTGTTCATCTAATGGGCAGTCTTATCATCTCCTTTCAAGCTAATTCCATGTTCATCTAAAATAGAATCAAAAGTCTTAACATCCACATCATCAATTTTATCACGAAGATTAGATATCAACTCATCATCCTTAAACCCTTTTTCAATTGCCATCCTAATATCTTCCCATCCAGCGTCTTTTTCACCTAAATAAAGAATATACAAACGTCCTCTGAGAAATAAAAACAATCCATCGGCTCTTCTTATATTATCACTATACAAATCAACAGCTTTTCCATATAGCTTCTCGCCTTCATAGGCTTTTCCAAGATACTCTAAGCCATGGAAATTATTTTCATCTTTTGACAAACTTAGTATAGCAACCTGCTCCATCAATAGATAATTCTCCACATGATCAGCAAAAACCAATATTTTATCTAACTGATTCAAAGAAAGCTCATTGAAAGGAGACAGTTTATCCAAATAACCATTAGCCTTAGCTTCATCAACATCTTTGGTTAATATAAATAAGTTCCAAATAACATCAAAATCAAACTCATTTAACAACAAAACCCTATTGTACAGATCAATCGAGTGAGAAAAATCACCCTTTTTATAATATAGATAAGCCTGGGCTTTAAGAATTTTAGTATTCGACGGGTCCTGGGCCAATAATTCATCAAGAAAAACTTCTGAATCTTCCCATACACCTTGTTCAGCCAGAACTATAGCCAGGTTATACGAAGCTGCTTTTAAATGAGGATCCCACTTAAGCGCTTTTTCAAGAGCAGAAGCAGAATCATCATATTTTTTTAGCTCTGAATAACTAAGTGCCAAATTATAATAAGCAGCCCCAATATTCTTATGTTCTTCATTAAATGATGAACAGCCCATAAAAAATAGAAAACTAAACCCCAAGAATAGT contains these protein-coding regions:
- a CDS encoding adenylate kinase produces the protein MNLIFLGPPGAGKGTVAVKLKDEKKLPHISTGDLFRAAIKSESDLGLQVKAIVDRGDLVPDELTVAIVKERLDQADCQNGFILDGFPRTEAQAEALQKITNIDKALNFYVEEEELIKRLSGRRVCKQCGASFHVLFVPPKKEGICDHCGGELYTRKDDEIESIKNRLSVYKEQTQPLIDYYNNKQLLVDINAAEAPENVFTSVLNILK
- a CDS encoding tetratricopeptide repeat protein, translating into MKKLFLGFSFLFFMGCSSFNEEHKNIGAAYYNLALSYSELKKYDDSASALEKALKWDPHLKAASYNLAIVLAEQGVWEDSEVFLDELLAQDPSNTKILKAQAYLYYKKGDFSHSIDLYNRVLLLNEFDFDVIWNLFILTKDVDEAKANGYLDKLSPFNELSLNQLDKILVFADHVENYLLMEQVAILSLSKDENNFHGLEYLGKAYEGEKLYGKAVDLYSDNIRRADGLFLFLRGRLYILYLGEKDAGWEDIRMAIEKGFKDDELISNLRDKIDDVDVKTFDSILDEHGISLKGDDKTAH